One Corynebacterium appendicis CIP 107643 DNA window includes the following coding sequences:
- a CDS encoding ABC transporter ATP-binding protein has protein sequence MGKHSVGYGAVDKRNAYAARAVSLVKTYGHGDTQVTALDGVSYEFPAHEFTAIMGPSGSGKSTLMHTMAGLDSFDSGSVEIGGTDLATLNEKELTALRRDRLGFIFQSFNLVPTLTAAENITLPADIAGRKVDRAWYEEITQRLGLAKRLSHRPSELSGGQQQRVACARALVSRPEIIFGDEPTGNLDSNSSREVLEILRSAVDGDEQTVVIVTHDARAASYADRVVFLADGNIVDELHAPTMEEILSTMSGIEG, from the coding sequence ATGGGGAAGCATTCGGTGGGGTACGGTGCCGTCGATAAGCGGAATGCTTATGCCGCGAGAGCGGTGAGCTTGGTGAAGACGTACGGCCACGGCGACACGCAGGTCACTGCGCTGGATGGGGTGAGCTACGAGTTCCCGGCGCATGAGTTCACAGCGATCATGGGGCCGAGCGGTTCCGGCAAGTCGACGCTTATGCATACGATGGCTGGGCTGGATTCTTTCGATTCCGGCTCCGTGGAGATCGGCGGGACGGATCTGGCGACGCTGAATGAGAAGGAACTGACTGCGCTGCGGCGCGACCGTTTGGGCTTCATTTTCCAGTCTTTCAATCTGGTTCCCACGCTGACGGCGGCGGAGAATATCACTCTGCCGGCGGATATTGCGGGCCGCAAGGTCGACCGTGCGTGGTACGAGGAGATCACGCAGCGCCTCGGGTTGGCGAAGCGTCTGAGCCACCGTCCGAGCGAACTGTCCGGTGGGCAGCAGCAACGCGTGGCGTGCGCGCGTGCGCTCGTGAGCCGGCCGGAGATCATCTTCGGCGACGAGCCGACAGGCAACCTCGACTCGAACTCGTCGCGTGAGGTGCTGGAGATCCTGCGCTCCGCGGTCGACGGCGACGAGCAGACCGTCGTCATTGTCACACACGATGCGCGGGCGGCGTCGTACGCGGACCGCGTGGTATTCCTCGCTGACGGCAATATTGTTGACGAGCTCCACGCACCCACGATGGAGGAGATCCTGTCCACGATGAGCGGAATCGAGGGCTGA